The nucleotide window GCTTCACCAGATTAATAAAATCCGCCAGCGTCTTGTTCAGCCGATAGGCAATCAGCTTAAACAAACTTGATATATCGTTAGAGATCACGGCGATGTTTACTTTCACCCGCGCCTCCGGCCCCCGCTCTAAAGCTAAGGCAATATGCAGGGTGAAATACATGATTTCTTCCTCGGATACTATGATTCCATATTTTTTGGGAATAAATGACAAGCCGCAGACAGCCAGTTCATTGGCGAACGGGAACTCATCGCGGATGGATAAAAGATTGGACTGCGTCACCTGCATATTGTTTTCCAGACGATGCAGAAACGGCACGATATGCGTCAGTAAATTTGTGCGCAGGTCTTTATCTTCAAACAAATCTATTTTCGATAATTTTAAAACACTGCGAAGAAACAAGTTATAAAAGATAACCGCGTCCTGCGGCCATTCCTCTCCCAGGTCGCTGTGATCGGCATTGATCTTCTTTTTTCCGTTGATATGGAAAGCAAAATAGCACAGCTCGGCTTCCGGCAGCGACACATGAAAAATATCCTCAATCGAGCGGTTGATATCCAGCGCCGTCTTGTATTCCAGCGACTGCCGCATTTCTTCGCTGACTTCCTGACTGATGATGTTGTTGGTTTCCACACGGTTAATCGCAATCAGAATATGCAGGGACAGCGCGCTGCATGAATCAGCAGTGATTGAGATGTTGGCATTCATCAGCGATTCAGCAATGACGTGCTGGATCAGGCTCAGCTGTTTTGATTTGTATATTGTTTCCTGCGGCAGAAAATCGATGATTCCGCTGATCGACGCTTCTTTGGACAGACAGCGGCGGATATCTTTTTCTTTGCCGATGATCCGGTAGCCGTTGCTGTGACTGTGCTGCAATATCAGATGATAACGCTCAAGCAAGGGTTTCAGTTCTCTGAGATCCTTACGCAGTGAGGAAGGGGAAATGTAAATTTCATCGGCGAGATCGTACAGATTCAGATATTCGTTTTCCGTGATTAAGCGGGCCAGAAGATATTTTTTGCGGTTTTCCGGCGAATCGACAGTATCGGTTTCCCCCTCACTCAGAGACTGAACATAATGATTAAATTTTTCCTGATCATAGACGATCAGCACCGATCCCGACCCGCGCTTGATTAAAATATCAGCCCCGTTTTCCATCAATTCATCCTTGAGCTGATTGATGTATTTCAATAACGTCTTGACGCTGACGTTCAGCATAAAAGCCAGCGCCGAGCTGGACTGTGGTTCTGAGGAAGCCATCAGCTTTTGAAGCAGGATCGGCCGGTCTTTTTCGTACATAAAACGCCCCTCTTTTCTTTTCCATTATAAACAATTATAAAATTGGAAGCTGTTTTTATCTTCTTTAACACAAAGGTAAATTCTTCAAATCATGTTTACCTTTTCGATAGAGAAACACTTTCCTACACCGTTCATGTTCAAATGGTATAAATAAGTCAGAAGCAATGAGGAGGAAAGTACAATGAACATTTTACTGGTCTGCGCCTGCGGTTCCAGCACCAGCGTCGTTCTGCAGAAAATGAAAGAAAACCTGGCAAGTGACGAACCGTGGACGATCGAAGCAAAATCCCTGTCGGATGCGAAAAAGGTCATGGGCAAATATGATTATGTCCTGCTTGCACCGCAGATCCGTTATCAGATCAAAACCATTCAAAGTCTGGCTGAGCCTTATGAGGGCTTAACGGTGATGAACATTGAACCGGCAGACTTCGGCCGCTGCAACGGCAAGGCGATTCTGGATCAGATTCGCCGCTGTGAACAAACAAAACAAAAATAAAGGGGGACTCTATTCCATGGCGAAGGAACAACACGAAAAGAAAAAATTCCTCGACCGGTTTGAAGAAATGTGCATGCCGATGGCAACCTTCTTCGGAACCGAACCACACTTTTTGGCACTGCGCGACGGCGTTGTCAGTGCGCTGCCGTTTACGTTTGTCGGCGGCATTGCTTTCTTAATCTACAAATGTCCATGGCAGGAAGGCTATGCGACAGGCGTGGGTTTCTTTGATGCCTTCATGAATGCCTGGTTCCAGATGTCTATGAATTTCAAGGATATCTGTTACGCACCCTATGGAGCCACGCTGGGCATCATCTCCATTTTCATCTGCTTTACCGTAGCTTATTCACTGGCTGAACATTATAAAAAGAACGCTGTGAATTTTGCGGTATGCGCGACGTCGATTTATTTGCTGATCGCTTCGCCGGTGATTTCGGGGGCAATGTCCATTGCCTATCTAGGATCAGTCGGTATTCTGGTAGCCTGTCTGGTGGCCCTGGGATCTGTCGAGAT belongs to Holdemania massiliensis and includes:
- a CDS encoding PTS sugar transporter subunit IIB, which encodes MNILLVCACGSSTSVVLQKMKENLASDEPWTIEAKSLSDAKKVMGKYDYVLLAPQIRYQIKTIQSLAEPYEGLTVMNIEPADFGRCNGKAILDQIRRCEQTKQK
- a CDS encoding BglG family transcription antiterminator — encoded protein: MYEKDRPILLQKLMASSEPQSSSALAFMLNVSVKTLLKYINQLKDELMENGADILIKRGSGSVLIVYDQEKFNHYVQSLSEGETDTVDSPENRKKYLLARLITENEYLNLYDLADEIYISPSSLRKDLRELKPLLERYHLILQHSHSNGYRIIGKEKDIRRCLSKEASISGIIDFLPQETIYKSKQLSLIQHVIAESLMNANISITADSCSALSLHILIAINRVETNNIISQEVSEEMRQSLEYKTALDINRSIEDIFHVSLPEAELCYFAFHINGKKKINADHSDLGEEWPQDAVIFYNLFLRSVLKLSKIDLFEDKDLRTNLLTHIVPFLHRLENNMQVTQSNLLSIRDEFPFANELAVCGLSFIPKKYGIIVSEEEIMYFTLHIALALERGPEARVKVNIAVISNDISSLFKLIAYRLNKTLADFINLVKLFDAKTLDTEELKKFDVILNATEMNLRFDKPTLKIQPSLSENDLHILRLLLNNLNEKFHLDKLIRPELFLEISAVSRQEALTKQIDHIRKNISLPNDFYDSVIARECMGTTEYNNKIAIPHPLNPERLPNFISICKLKKPVTWNAKPVQIIFLVCINENQALTRIFFDKISKIIQNSHLAFDLLETKNYDEFMAKFSQF